From a single Sander vitreus isolate 19-12246 chromosome 4, sanVit1, whole genome shotgun sequence genomic region:
- the prelid3b gene encoding PRELI domain containing protein 3B, whose translation MKIWASEHIFNHPWETVTKAAMQKYPNPMNPSVIGVDVLDRGIDKQGRLHSKRLLSTEWGLPSIVKSIIGNSRTYTYVQEHTVVDPKEKIFELQSSNITFTNMVSVDEKLTYKPHPEDKDKTILTQEAIISVKGVSLSSYLEGVMASTISVNAGKGREAMEWVIRRLNAEIEELAATACGTIRTPMAAAVTEK comes from the exons CCATCCTTGGGAGACGGTGACCAAGGCTGCTATGCAGAAGTATCCCAACCCCATGAACCCCAGTGTGATCGGAGTGGATGTTTTGGATAGAGGCATCGACAAACAGGGACGCCTCCACAGTAAAAGACTGCTTAGCACAGAGTGGGGTCTTCCATCCATAGTCAAATCT ATTATTGGTAACTCTCGAACATACACGTATGTTCAGGAGCACACGGTTGTGGATCCCAAAGAGAAGATTTTTGAACTTCAGTCCTCAAAT ATCACTTTCACAAACATGGTGTCTGTGGATGAAAAGTTAACATACAAACCACATCCTGAAGATAAAGACAA AACAATACTGACCCAGGAGGCGATCATCTCTGTAAAAGGAGTCAGTCTCAGCAGTTACTTGGAGGGAGTTATGGCGAGCACCATCTCTGTTAACGCTGGAAAG GGCCGTGAAGCCATGGAGTGGGTAATCAGGCGCCTAAATGCAGAGATCGAGGAGCTGGCAGCCACAGCATGCGGGACCATACGGACCCCTATGGCCGCTGCAGTCACTGAGAAATGA